One genomic segment of Microcella indica includes these proteins:
- a CDS encoding DEAD/DEAH box helicase: protein MTPHENSATTEADSAPTTVPFTELGLSDAVLAALRDVGYEHPSAIQAATIPPLLAGRDVVGLAQTGTGKTAAFALPILSRLDLAQKTPQALVLAPTRELALQVCEAFEKYAAHLPGVHVLPVYGGQGYGVQLSALRRGVHIVVGTPGRIMDHLDKGTLDLTALKYLVLDEADEMLKMGFAEDVETILADTPDDKQVALFSATMPAAIRRISQQHLTNPQEITVKTKTTTSANTSQRYLVVSYQQKVDALTRILEVENFEGMIIFVRTKNETETLAEKLRARGYSAQAINGDVQQVQRERTVEQLKSGTLDILVATDVAARGLDVERISHVVNFDIPTDTESYVHRIGRTGRAGRSGAAISFVTPRERRLLDAIERATRQPLTQMQLPTVDDVNATRLARFDEAISEALTNEGLMSTFRDIIGHYVEHHDVPEADVAAALAVVAQGGASLLLTEDDMRPPRMERDDRDARGATRTDRAERGERPPRRGTGPALAPYRIEVGRRHRVEPRQIVGALANEGGLSREDFGAIDIKLDFSVVELPASMPPATLKKLEATRISGRLIELKPDRGPRKPRTKRPARTD, encoded by the coding sequence ATGACGCCTCACGAGAACTCCGCCACGACCGAGGCCGATTCCGCCCCGACGACCGTCCCCTTCACCGAGCTCGGGCTCAGCGACGCCGTGCTCGCCGCGCTGCGCGACGTGGGGTACGAGCATCCCAGTGCCATTCAGGCGGCGACCATTCCGCCGCTGCTCGCCGGTCGCGACGTCGTCGGCCTCGCCCAGACCGGAACCGGCAAGACCGCCGCCTTCGCCCTGCCGATCCTCTCGCGACTCGACCTCGCTCAGAAGACCCCGCAGGCCCTCGTGCTCGCCCCCACGCGCGAGCTCGCCCTGCAGGTGTGCGAGGCCTTCGAGAAGTACGCAGCCCACCTGCCCGGCGTGCACGTGCTGCCCGTCTACGGCGGGCAGGGGTACGGCGTGCAGCTCTCCGCCCTGCGCCGCGGCGTGCACATCGTCGTCGGCACGCCCGGCCGCATCATGGACCACCTCGACAAGGGCACCCTCGACCTCACGGCCCTCAAGTACCTCGTGCTCGACGAGGCCGACGAGATGCTCAAGATGGGCTTCGCCGAAGACGTCGAGACGATCCTCGCCGACACACCAGACGACAAGCAGGTCGCCCTGTTCTCGGCGACGATGCCCGCCGCGATCCGCCGCATCTCGCAGCAGCACCTGACCAACCCGCAAGAGATCACCGTCAAGACGAAGACGACGACCTCGGCCAACACGAGCCAGCGCTACCTCGTGGTCTCGTACCAGCAGAAGGTCGACGCCCTCACGCGCATCCTCGAGGTCGAGAACTTCGAGGGCATGATCATCTTCGTCCGCACCAAGAACGAGACCGAGACGCTCGCCGAGAAGCTGCGCGCTCGCGGCTACTCGGCCCAGGCCATCAACGGCGACGTGCAGCAGGTGCAGCGAGAGCGCACGGTCGAGCAGCTCAAGTCGGGCACCCTCGACATCCTCGTCGCCACCGACGTCGCCGCGCGCGGCCTCGACGTCGAGCGCATCAGCCACGTCGTCAACTTCGACATTCCCACCGACACCGAGTCGTACGTGCACCGCATCGGCCGCACGGGCCGCGCGGGCCGCAGCGGCGCCGCGATCAGCTTCGTCACGCCGCGCGAGCGCCGCCTGCTCGACGCGATCGAGCGCGCGACGCGCCAGCCGCTCACGCAGATGCAGCTGCCGACCGTCGACGACGTCAACGCCACGCGACTCGCGCGCTTCGACGAGGCCATCAGTGAGGCGCTCACGAACGAGGGGCTCATGAGCACCTTCCGCGACATCATCGGCCACTACGTCGAGCACCACGACGTGCCGGAGGCCGACGTCGCCGCGGCGCTCGCTGTCGTCGCGCAGGGCGGCGCATCCCTGCTGCTCACCGAGGACGACATGCGCCCGCCCCGCATGGAGCGAGACGATCGGGATGCCCGGGGCGCCACCCGCACGGATCGAGCCGAGCGCGGCGAGCGACCGCCGCGCCGCGGCACCGGCCCCGCGCTCGCCCCCTACCGCATCGAGGTCGGCCGACGTCACCGGGTCGAGCCCCGCCAGATCGTCGGAGCGCTCGCCAACGAGGGCGGCCTCAGCCGCGAGGACTTCGGCGCGATCGACATCAAGCTCGACTTCTCGGTCGTCGAGCTGCCGGCGTCGATGCCGCCCGCGACGCTTAAGAAGCTCGAGGCGACGCGCATCAGCGGGCGCCTCATCGAGCTCAAGCCCGACCGCGGGCCCCGCAAGCCGCGCACCAAGCGCCCCGCGCGCACCGACTGA
- a CDS encoding GAF domain-containing protein: protein MRSRDTTVVDDGAAVERALRLGVVGLGARPADERLARRLQRFVEAPDGAVVVTRDARGRVHCGRLSGEYRRDDTAEARDVDLVHVRPCTWAADPLDDAEIPPAVRQTFARGGKNWQRVHDRDAETLLAAWWASR, encoded by the coding sequence ATGCGATCGCGCGATACGACGGTCGTCGACGACGGTGCCGCGGTCGAGCGCGCCCTGCGTCTCGGCGTCGTCGGCCTGGGCGCGCGCCCGGCCGATGAGCGCCTCGCGCGGCGGTTGCAGCGCTTCGTCGAGGCGCCCGATGGCGCGGTCGTCGTGACCCGGGATGCTCGGGGCCGGGTGCACTGCGGACGCCTCAGCGGCGAGTACCGACGTGACGACACCGCCGAAGCGCGTGACGTGGATCTCGTGCATGTGCGCCCCTGCACGTGGGCCGCTGATCCGCTCGACGATGCGGAGATTCCTCCGGCCGTGCGCCAGACCTTCGCGCGAGGCGGCAAGAACTGGCAGCGCGTGCACGACCGCGACGCTGAGACGCTGCTGGCCGCATGGTGGGCGTCGCGCTGA
- a CDS encoding CinA family protein, translating into MRSELGADTRGVDDIASEIADRVLALGVRVCTAESLTTGRIAAALGKAREASMWFAGGVVAYTDEAKFSALGVPRGPVVSEHCAEQMARGAAELLRAEVAVAVTGAAGPEGAEGHPAGTVMLAVVGPDGAEVCTVQFSGEPADVVEQTIRVALVSVLACLERLAARTGAAR; encoded by the coding sequence ATGCGCTCCGAGCTGGGCGCAGATACGCGCGGTGTCGATGACATCGCCTCGGAGATCGCCGACCGCGTTCTCGCTCTTGGCGTGCGCGTCTGCACGGCTGAGTCGCTCACGACGGGGCGCATCGCGGCCGCGCTCGGCAAGGCGCGGGAGGCATCGATGTGGTTCGCGGGAGGTGTCGTCGCCTACACGGACGAGGCGAAGTTCTCCGCATTGGGGGTGCCTCGAGGGCCTGTCGTGAGCGAGCACTGCGCCGAGCAGATGGCGCGCGGCGCAGCGGAGCTGCTGCGGGCCGAGGTGGCGGTCGCGGTGACGGGTGCGGCCGGGCCCGAGGGTGCTGAGGGTCACCCTGCGGGAACGGTCATGCTCGCCGTTGTCGGTCCGGATGGCGCCGAGGTGTGCACCGTGCAGTTCTCCGGCGAGCCGGCGGACGTGGTCGAGCAGACCATCCGTGTCGCGCTCGTGAGCGTGCTGGCGTGCCTGGAGAGGCTGGCCGCGCGGACCGGTGCGGCGCGGTGA